The proteins below come from a single Salinibacterium sp. NK8237 genomic window:
- the dapF gene encoding diaminopimelate epimerase, translating to MATLNFTKGQGTGNDFVLFSDPDGELDLTPKQVAAICDRHFGVGADGIIRAVRSRSLDAGAAALAEDADAEWFMDYRNADGSISEMCGNGIRVYAEYLVNEGFVDFEPGDTLPIGTRGGVRDVQRNMAGYQVDMGRWTLDGGEPLVRAKELEVARPGLGINVGNPHVVVALAEEAELDGVDLGYIPVIDPLPENGANVEFVVPAEPLVKDGVGSIRMRVHERGSGETLSCGTGAVAAALAIRHYAGASAPHQWRVTVPGGTVVVRMFPTEDGEHVSLSGPAELVYTGSLELA from the coding sequence ATGGCAACGCTTAACTTCACTAAAGGTCAGGGAACTGGCAACGACTTCGTGCTGTTTTCTGATCCGGATGGTGAGCTTGATCTCACCCCGAAGCAGGTTGCAGCCATTTGCGATCGTCACTTTGGCGTTGGCGCCGATGGAATCATTCGCGCCGTTCGGTCGCGCAGTCTCGATGCTGGCGCTGCGGCGCTTGCCGAAGATGCCGACGCCGAGTGGTTCATGGACTACCGCAATGCCGACGGCAGCATCTCCGAGATGTGTGGCAACGGCATCCGTGTCTACGCGGAATACCTTGTCAATGAGGGGTTTGTTGATTTCGAGCCTGGCGACACTTTGCCGATCGGGACTCGTGGCGGTGTGCGCGACGTCCAGCGCAACATGGCCGGTTATCAGGTCGACATGGGGCGTTGGACGCTCGACGGTGGAGAACCGCTCGTGCGAGCGAAAGAGCTTGAGGTCGCTCGTCCGGGTCTCGGCATCAATGTCGGAAACCCTCACGTGGTGGTAGCTCTCGCCGAAGAAGCTGAACTCGACGGCGTTGACCTCGGGTATATCCCGGTGATTGACCCGCTGCCCGAGAACGGTGCGAATGTTGAATTCGTCGTCCCTGCCGAACCGCTGGTCAAAGATGGCGTTGGTTCGATTCGGATGCGCGTGCACGAGCGCGGCAGTGGCGAAACGTTGTCGTGTGGCACGGGTGCTGTCGCGGCGGCTCTCGCTATTCGTCATTACGCCGGAGCGAGCGCTCCCCACCAGTGGCGGGTCACCGTTCCCGGTGGAACCGTTGTCGTTCGCATGTTCCCGACCGAGGATGGCGAACACGTGTCGCTGAGCGGTCCGGCCGAACTCGTTTACACCGGCAGCCTCGAACTCGCGTAG
- a CDS encoding class I SAM-dependent methyltransferase: MANEHYFSSSPESDLKLRTIHATIAGVERELVTSNGIFSPERIDAGTKVLLANVPAPPPGGNLLDLGCGWGPMALTLALESPHATVWAVDVNERALDLVRANAEKLSIPNINAVLPADVPEDITFMSIWSNPPIRVGKNELHNILQTWLPRLEEDADAWLVVQKNLGSDSLHRWMEATFPDDFSFTRAATNKGYRLLRARHHAATLDDADS, from the coding sequence ATGGCTAACGAGCATTACTTCTCGTCATCACCCGAGAGTGATCTCAAGTTGCGGACGATTCACGCGACCATTGCTGGTGTCGAACGCGAACTTGTCACGTCAAATGGGATCTTCAGTCCGGAACGGATCGACGCTGGAACCAAGGTTCTACTGGCGAACGTGCCCGCTCCTCCCCCGGGAGGAAACCTGCTTGACCTCGGTTGCGGCTGGGGACCGATGGCGCTCACCCTTGCCCTCGAGTCACCTCATGCAACGGTGTGGGCGGTGGACGTCAACGAGCGCGCACTGGATCTTGTACGCGCAAACGCCGAAAAATTGTCCATACCCAACATTAACGCGGTTTTGCCCGCAGATGTTCCCGAAGACATAACGTTTATGTCTATTTGGTCGAACCCGCCCATCCGCGTCGGCAAGAACGAGCTGCACAACATTCTCCAGACCTGGCTACCCCGCCTCGAAGAAGACGCCGACGCCTGGCTGGTTGTACAAAAGAACCTCGGATCGGATTCCCTCCACCGCTGGATGGAAGCAACCTTCCCCGACGACTTCAGTTTCACTCGCGCCGCAACTAACAAGGGCTACCGGCTACTGCGGGCGAGACACCACGCTGCAACGCTCGACGACGCTGACTCCTAG
- the hflX gene encoding GTPase HflX, translated as MTRNTTETSIEANDGDDAERSVDRVLATESSDHAAVTRFGSEGAGKSGAQALQSDAHYESDRDGDQFDREDRHALKRVAGLSTELDDVTEVEYRQLRIENVVLIGIYGQGNLREAENSLRELSALAETAGAVVLDGLLQRRSHPDPSTYLGKGKARELKDVVAATGADTVIADTELAPSQRRALEDVVGVKVIDRTAVILDIFSQHATSREGKAQVELAQMEYLLPRLRGWGESMSRQAGGQVGGAGAGMGSRGPGETKIELDRRRIHTRMARLRKQIKGFAPAREAKRANRDRFEVPSVAIAGYTNAGKSSLLNRLTRAGVLVENALFATLDATVRKSATADGRLYTLSDTVGFVRNLPHQLVEAFRSTLEEIGQSDVIVHVVDASHPDPGAQLATVRDVIGELGARDIPEIVVFNKSDLADDDQRLLIRGLEPTGIFVSARSGEGIDELNARIAELLPSPEIEVTLLVPYDRGEVISRLHVQGRVISTDYREEGTLVTALVHPARVPEIEEFISQRA; from the coding sequence ATGACGCGAAACACGACAGAAACCAGTATCGAGGCCAACGATGGCGACGACGCCGAGCGTTCCGTCGACCGTGTTCTGGCCACAGAAAGCTCCGACCATGCCGCAGTGACGCGCTTCGGTTCCGAAGGAGCAGGAAAATCTGGCGCTCAGGCGCTGCAATCGGATGCTCACTACGAGTCCGATCGCGATGGTGATCAGTTCGATCGCGAGGATCGTCACGCCCTGAAGCGGGTTGCTGGGCTCTCGACCGAACTTGATGACGTTACCGAGGTCGAATACCGCCAGCTGCGCATCGAGAACGTGGTGCTCATCGGCATCTACGGGCAGGGAAACCTGCGCGAGGCTGAGAACTCGCTTCGCGAGCTTTCTGCGCTAGCCGAGACTGCGGGCGCCGTCGTGCTTGACGGCCTCCTGCAGCGCCGTAGCCACCCCGACCCGAGCACGTACCTGGGCAAGGGCAAGGCGCGTGAGCTGAAGGACGTGGTGGCCGCGACCGGCGCCGATACCGTGATCGCCGATACCGAGCTCGCTCCCAGCCAGCGGCGCGCTCTTGAAGACGTTGTGGGTGTCAAGGTCATCGACCGCACTGCGGTAATTCTTGACATCTTCAGCCAGCACGCGACGAGCCGCGAGGGCAAGGCCCAAGTTGAGCTCGCTCAAATGGAGTACTTGCTTCCCCGTCTGCGTGGTTGGGGTGAATCGATGTCCCGCCAGGCCGGTGGCCAGGTCGGTGGTGCGGGTGCCGGTATGGGTAGCCGTGGCCCCGGTGAGACCAAGATTGAGCTCGATCGTCGCCGTATCCATACGCGGATGGCGCGCCTACGCAAGCAGATCAAGGGCTTTGCGCCGGCACGTGAAGCGAAGCGCGCAAACCGTGATCGCTTTGAGGTTCCGAGCGTTGCTATCGCGGGCTATACGAACGCGGGCAAGTCAAGCCTGTTGAACCGCCTGACGCGCGCGGGTGTGCTCGTGGAGAACGCCCTGTTCGCGACCCTCGACGCAACCGTGCGCAAGTCGGCAACTGCCGATGGTCGGCTGTACACGTTGAGTGACACGGTTGGTTTCGTGCGCAACTTGCCGCATCAGCTGGTGGAAGCTTTCCGTTCGACGCTCGAAGAGATCGGTCAGTCCGATGTCATCGTGCACGTTGTTGACGCCTCGCATCCTGATCCTGGAGCTCAGCTCGCCACGGTGCGTGATGTTATTGGCGAACTCGGTGCGCGTGACATTCCCGAGATCGTTGTTTTCAACAAGAGCGATCTTGCGGATGACGATCAGCGTCTGCTAATTCGTGGCCTGGAGCCGACGGGCATTTTTGTCTCGGCGCGCTCCGGTGAGGGCATCGACGAGCTCAATGCGCGCATCGCAGAACTCTTGCCTTCTCCTGAGATTGAGGTGACTCTGCTCGTGCCGTATGACCGCGGCGAGGTCATTTCACGCCTCCACGTGCAGGGTCGAGTGATCTCGACCGATTACCGCGAAGAGGGCACGCTGGTTACCGCACTGGTGCACCCGGCGCGGGTTCCTGAGATCGAAGAGTTTATTTCGCAGCGGGCCTAG
- the lexA gene encoding transcriptional repressor LexA yields MTDATAPRDDASERGTRRRTSLSAKQQAILEMIQRAVATQGYPPSMREIGDAVGLSSLSSVTHQLNQLELSGYVRRDPNRPRAIEVLIDVPNAVDESSTISPSMGDAAMVPLVGRIAAGIPITAEQHVEEVFPLPRQLVGKGELFMLKVVGDSMIDAAICDGDWVVVRQQQTAENGDIVAAMLDEEATVKVFRQRDGHTWLLPRNSNFEPILGDYAQVLGKVVTVLRAL; encoded by the coding sequence GTGACTGACGCAACAGCACCCCGTGACGACGCATCTGAGCGCGGAACGCGACGGCGCACCAGCCTGAGCGCTAAGCAGCAGGCAATCCTCGAAATGATTCAGCGAGCAGTCGCCACCCAGGGGTACCCGCCGAGCATGCGCGAGATCGGCGATGCCGTCGGCCTCTCCTCACTGTCGAGCGTTACCCACCAGCTCAACCAGCTCGAGCTCAGTGGCTACGTGCGCCGCGACCCCAATCGCCCTCGCGCCATCGAAGTTCTTATTGACGTACCCAACGCCGTCGACGAATCCAGCACGATCAGCCCGTCAATGGGCGACGCAGCAATGGTGCCGCTTGTCGGTCGTATCGCCGCCGGAATCCCGATCACCGCCGAGCAGCATGTTGAAGAAGTGTTCCCGCTCCCCCGTCAACTCGTGGGCAAGGGTGAACTCTTCATGCTGAAGGTCGTGGGAGATTCCATGATCGATGCCGCCATCTGTGACGGCGACTGGGTCGTCGTGCGTCAACAGCAGACTGCTGAGAACGGCGATATCGTCGCCGCCATGCTCGACGAAGAAGCAACAGTCAAGGTATTCCGTCAGCGCGACGGTCATACCTGGCTATTGCCTCGCAACTCAAACTTCGAGCCGATCCTCGGTGACTACGCCCAAGTGCTCGGCAAAGTAGTAACAGTGTTGCGCGCGCTCTAG
- a CDS encoding LysM peptidoglycan-binding domain-containing protein, with amino-acid sequence MSTAVIAPNAAVRARQSAPRLRLTTRGRVVLMTLAATPLVIAALLLSLNSGGAAATLESNENAFVYVDVSAGQSLWNIAEQHAPGHDPREVVAQLIEVNQMSSADIFAGQELAIPASFSN; translated from the coding sequence ATGTCTACTGCTGTGATTGCACCTAACGCGGCTGTCCGTGCTCGGCAGTCCGCACCGCGTCTTCGCCTCACCACGCGTGGTCGTGTCGTCTTGATGACTCTCGCGGCGACGCCGCTGGTTATTGCGGCCCTTCTTCTCTCGCTCAACAGCGGCGGTGCTGCTGCGACGCTCGAGTCGAATGAGAACGCCTTCGTCTATGTCGATGTCTCGGCGGGTCAGTCGCTATGGAACATCGCCGAGCAGCACGCCCCAGGCCACGACCCGCGTGAGGTTGTTGCCCAGTTGATCGAAGTGAACCAAATGTCGTCAGCAGACATTTTTGCGGGCCAAGAACTCGCGATCCCCGCGAGCTTCTCTAACTAG
- a CDS encoding histidinol-phosphate transaminase, which yields MTSLSDLPIRDDLRGRTPYGAPTDPVRIQLNVNENTHPIPEAVATDIVMALAGAVMNANRYPDREFTELRESLAAYLGHGLAADNIWAANGSNEVLQQTLQAFGGPGRRVLGFPPTYSMHSIIASGTGTEWVTAPRDPGYDITPESVVAAIAEHTPDVVFLCSPNNPTGTPVSNDTIVAAYDATDGIVLVDEAYAEFSDRESALALLEGRPRLLVSRTMSKAFAFAGARVGYLAADPAIADALRLVRLPYHLSALTQAAAVAALAHAPAMLAMVDEIKAQRDRMSAGLEALGFTPVPSESNFVLFGNVADPQELFHKLLIQDILIRDVGIPHHLRVTAGTEEETTAFLDAMADLQTLGRVEQ from the coding sequence GTGACTTCGCTATCAGATCTCCCCATTCGTGATGACCTCCGCGGTCGCACTCCCTACGGTGCACCAACCGATCCGGTTCGCATCCAGCTGAACGTCAACGAAAACACGCATCCGATTCCGGAGGCGGTCGCTACCGACATCGTCATGGCTCTTGCCGGCGCTGTCATGAATGCCAACCGCTACCCCGACCGCGAATTCACTGAACTCCGCGAATCACTTGCGGCCTACCTCGGTCACGGCCTTGCTGCCGACAACATCTGGGCGGCCAATGGTTCCAACGAAGTGCTTCAGCAGACGCTTCAGGCTTTCGGCGGGCCAGGTCGTCGCGTGCTTGGCTTTCCGCCCACCTACTCGATGCACTCCATCATCGCCTCGGGCACCGGCACCGAGTGGGTTACGGCACCGCGCGATCCTGGCTACGACATCACGCCCGAGAGCGTCGTTGCCGCAATCGCTGAGCACACGCCCGACGTCGTTTTTCTCTGTTCCCCTAACAATCCCACTGGTACTCCGGTCAGCAATGACACGATCGTCGCGGCGTACGACGCTACCGATGGCATCGTGCTCGTCGACGAAGCGTATGCCGAGTTCTCCGATCGCGAATCGGCTCTCGCGCTGCTCGAAGGTCGCCCGCGACTTCTCGTGTCCCGCACGATGAGCAAGGCATTCGCCTTCGCCGGTGCCCGAGTGGGCTATCTCGCCGCTGATCCGGCAATTGCCGATGCCCTGCGTTTGGTGCGACTTCCGTATCACCTGTCTGCACTCACGCAGGCGGCGGCCGTTGCCGCACTGGCCCACGCTCCCGCAATGCTTGCGATGGTCGACGAGATCAAGGCGCAGCGTGATCGCATGAGCGCCGGACTTGAAGCATTGGGGTTCACCCCGGTGCCCAGCGAGTCCAACTTCGTATTGTTTGGCAACGTAGCTGATCCTCAGGAGCTGTTCCACAAGCTCCTTATCCAGGACATCCTGATCCGCGACGTCGGCATCCCGCACCACTTGCGGGTCACCGCGGGTACCGAAGAAGAAACGACTGCGTTCTTGGATGCGATGGCCGACCTCCAGACGCTCGGTAGAGTTGAACAATGA
- the hisB gene encoding imidazoleglycerol-phosphate dehydratase HisB: protein MTSQRTATITRETSESSIELSINLDGTGTSSIDTSVPFYDHMLTAFSKHSLIDLTVKATGDTHIDVHHTVEDIGIALGMAIRQALGTKVGISRYGDALVPLDEALVRAVVDVSGRPYLVHTGEPAGFEMHLIGGHFTGSMVRHVFEAISYNAGITVHVTVLGGRDPHHIAEAEFKAFARAMRAAVEPDARVTGIPSTKGAL from the coding sequence ATGACCTCACAGCGCACCGCGACAATTACGCGCGAAACCAGCGAGTCGAGCATCGAGCTTTCGATCAATCTCGACGGCACCGGCACCTCATCTATCGACACAAGCGTGCCCTTCTATGACCACATGCTGACGGCGTTCTCGAAGCACTCGCTCATCGACCTCACCGTCAAGGCCACTGGGGATACGCACATCGATGTGCACCACACTGTCGAAGACATTGGCATTGCGCTCGGAATGGCCATCAGGCAGGCACTCGGCACGAAGGTCGGCATTTCGCGCTACGGTGACGCACTTGTTCCTCTCGATGAGGCCCTCGTGCGTGCTGTTGTTGACGTCTCTGGTCGTCCCTATCTCGTTCACACCGGCGAGCCTGCTGGCTTCGAGATGCACCTTATTGGTGGACACTTCACCGGCTCGATGGTGCGTCACGTCTTTGAGGCGATCAGCTACAACGCGGGCATCACCGTCCACGTGACGGTTCTGGGTGGCCGCGACCCGCACCACATTGCTGAAGCTGAGTTCAAGGCCTTCGCTCGCGCGATGCGCGCCGCTGTGGAGCCGGATGCCCGGGTAACAGGCATTCCGTCGACGAAGGGTGCGCTCTAG
- the hisH gene encoding imidazole glycerol phosphate synthase subunit HisH, giving the protein MVAPSVVILDYGSGNIHSAAKALEAAGANVRLSADRSVAEAADGLLVPGVGAFAAVMSALESVRGGAIIEKRLTGSRPVMGICVGMQVLFASGDEHGIQTEGLNEWPGVVEKLPAPVLPHMGWNTVETPDDTTLFDSVRDERFYFVHSYAAQQWTLDVQPPFPQPKLTWADHGGRFLAAVENGPLTATQFHPEKSGEAGIRLLSNWLKTF; this is encoded by the coding sequence GTGGTTGCTCCTTCAGTTGTCATTCTCGATTACGGTTCCGGCAACATTCACTCCGCAGCGAAGGCTCTTGAGGCTGCTGGTGCGAACGTTCGCTTGAGTGCGGATCGTTCGGTCGCTGAGGCGGCTGACGGGCTCCTCGTGCCCGGCGTTGGTGCTTTTGCTGCTGTGATGTCGGCGCTCGAGTCAGTTCGCGGGGGCGCAATCATCGAGAAGCGCCTCACCGGAAGTCGCCCGGTTATGGGTATTTGTGTCGGCATGCAGGTGCTCTTCGCCTCGGGCGACGAACATGGTATTCAGACCGAAGGCCTCAACGAGTGGCCTGGTGTTGTAGAAAAGTTACCCGCCCCGGTTTTGCCGCACATGGGGTGGAATACTGTCGAGACTCCTGACGACACGACGCTGTTTGATTCGGTGCGCGACGAACGTTTCTATTTTGTGCACTCCTACGCCGCACAACAGTGGACGCTTGATGTTCAGCCACCTTTTCCGCAGCCGAAGCTCACGTGGGCAGACCATGGTGGCCGATTCTTGGCCGCGGTCGAAAACGGGCCATTGACTGCCACTCAATTTCACCCCGAGAAGTCGGGCGAAGCTGGAATCCGACTACTAAGCAACTGGTTGAAGACCTTCTGA
- the priA gene encoding bifunctional 1-(5-phosphoribosyl)-5-((5-phosphoribosylamino)methylideneamino)imidazole-4-carboxamide isomerase/phosphoribosylanthranilate isomerase PriA, which yields MSEFNKTPGLTLLPAVDVADGKAVRLTQGEAGTEKSYGDPCAAAHDWADQGAEWIHLVDLDAAFGRGDNHAMIKKVIKSTPKRVNIELSGGIRDDESLESALATGAKRINLGTAALENPEWAAHVIAEYGEAIAVGLDVRGTTLAARGWTQEGGDIWTVLDRLESAGCCRYVVTDVTKDGTLQGPNIELLRQVMERTHRPVIASGGISSLDDLIELRELVPQGLEGAIVGKALYAKAFTLAEALDVSSH from the coding sequence ATGAGCGAGTTCAACAAAACCCCCGGTCTAACCCTGCTGCCGGCAGTGGATGTAGCCGACGGCAAGGCAGTGCGCCTCACGCAGGGTGAGGCAGGCACTGAGAAGAGTTACGGTGATCCGTGCGCTGCGGCTCACGACTGGGCCGATCAGGGTGCCGAGTGGATTCACCTCGTTGACCTCGACGCTGCATTCGGTCGTGGCGACAACCACGCGATGATCAAGAAGGTCATCAAGTCGACGCCGAAGCGCGTCAATATCGAACTTTCGGGCGGTATCCGCGACGATGAGTCGTTGGAATCAGCCCTCGCCACCGGTGCGAAGCGCATCAACCTTGGTACCGCTGCGTTGGAGAATCCCGAGTGGGCTGCTCACGTTATTGCCGAATATGGTGAGGCCATTGCTGTTGGTCTTGACGTTCGCGGCACGACGTTGGCTGCTCGCGGCTGGACTCAAGAGGGTGGCGACATTTGGACAGTTCTCGATCGCCTTGAATCCGCTGGATGCTGCCGCTACGTCGTTACTGATGTCACTAAAGACGGCACGCTGCAGGGCCCCAACATCGAACTGCTTCGCCAGGTCATGGAGCGCACACACCGTCCGGTCATTGCCTCTGGCGGAATCTCGAGCCTGGACGACCTTATTGAACTGCGCGAACTTGTTCCGCAGGGTCTTGAGGGTGCGATTGTCGGCAAGGCGCTCTACGCGAAGGCATTCACGCTCGCTGAAGCGCTCGACGTCTCCTCGCACTAA
- a CDS encoding SseB family protein, with amino-acid sequence MGDEMNATDSAGVPWEGRSFEPNAAPDDDGSAPEALMATITRFHSGVGTEAEVVDQVRESRLLIPLLAKAGETATSPKGLTIDKTQELSIVTVTGPDGRAVLPVFSSVEAMKAWNPDARPVPAAGTRVALAAASENTDLVIIDPLSDSEFILRRPAVWAIAQSVPWTPSFLRADVRDEFVASAESEEYVADIQLLAGDPGARLHGPELVVQVAMREGLDRDTLDSVMERMRERWSASELIAQSVDSLAVQVVRAPAAGLPTA; translated from the coding sequence ATGGGCGACGAAATGAACGCAACAGATTCCGCAGGCGTGCCGTGGGAGGGTCGTTCCTTTGAGCCCAACGCAGCACCGGATGACGATGGCAGTGCTCCTGAAGCGCTCATGGCCACGATCACCCGCTTTCATTCTGGTGTGGGAACCGAGGCCGAGGTCGTTGATCAGGTTCGCGAGTCCCGCCTTCTGATCCCGCTGCTTGCCAAGGCAGGGGAGACGGCGACGTCCCCCAAGGGGCTCACCATTGACAAGACTCAAGAGCTTTCGATCGTGACTGTCACGGGGCCAGATGGTCGCGCCGTGTTACCCGTATTCAGTTCCGTTGAAGCCATGAAGGCGTGGAACCCAGATGCTCGGCCGGTTCCAGCGGCAGGCACTCGTGTGGCGCTTGCGGCCGCGAGCGAAAACACTGATTTGGTCATCATAGATCCGCTCAGCGACAGCGAGTTCATTCTTCGTCGACCGGCAGTGTGGGCGATCGCGCAGTCTGTTCCGTGGACGCCGAGCTTCTTGCGTGCCGATGTGCGGGACGAGTTCGTGGCATCCGCAGAGAGCGAAGAATATGTCGCTGACATCCAGCTATTGGCCGGCGACCCCGGTGCACGGTTGCATGGCCCCGAGTTGGTCGTTCAGGTAGCGATGCGCGAGGGGCTTGACCGCGACACCTTAGATTCGGTTATGGAGCGGATGCGCGAACGCTGGAGTGCTTCTGAACTCATCGCCCAGTCGGTCGATTCGCTCGCAGTCCAGGTCGTTCGCGCACCAGCGGCTGGCTTGCCCACTGCCTGA
- a CDS encoding DUF1844 domain-containing protein, with protein MSEPTPDETNEARDISEVPAVEVINTVAVHMLSAAAVKLGLSDGPDAESEKDLDEARKLITALAGLVTAAAPEIGDHHARPLRDGLRSVQLAFREESRFPDAPGKGPGEKYTGPVN; from the coding sequence ATGAGCGAGCCCACCCCAGACGAGACAAATGAAGCACGAGACATCTCAGAAGTGCCCGCAGTCGAGGTAATCAACACCGTCGCCGTGCACATGCTCAGCGCTGCCGCCGTGAAACTCGGCCTTTCTGATGGCCCGGATGCGGAGTCAGAGAAGGACCTCGACGAAGCCCGCAAACTAATTACTGCGCTTGCCGGCCTCGTAACCGCCGCCGCGCCTGAGATCGGCGACCACCATGCTCGCCCGCTTCGTGACGGACTCCGCTCGGTTCAGCTCGCCTTCCGCGAAGAGTCGCGGTTTCCCGATGCCCCAGGCAAGGGCCCAGGCGAAAAGTACACCGGCCCCGTCAACTAA
- the infC gene encoding translation initiation factor IF-3, which translates to MQLWLRDDPLSCHGIRRTALIKRIPFVCAPRNVRRIRISDPRTNDRIRVPEVRLVGPGGEQVGVVSIDVALKLAQEADLDLVEVAPSSKPPVAKIMDYGKFKYEEAQKAKEARRNQTNTILKEVRFRLKIDKHDYETKRKRAEGFLAGGDKVKAMILFRGREQSRPDQGVRLLQKFAEDVSEFGSIESTPTIDGRNMVMIIGPHKTKATAKAEAEARKVANKKPREAEVPEKEEKDA; encoded by the coding sequence ATGCAGCTCTGGCTGCGTGACGATCCTCTTTCGTGCCACGGCATCCGCCGAACTGCGTTGATCAAACGAATACCGTTTGTCTGCGCACCACGAAATGTAAGGAGAATACGCATCAGCGATCCCCGTACCAACGACCGAATCCGAGTCCCTGAGGTCCGTCTTGTCGGACCCGGTGGCGAACAAGTCGGTGTCGTCTCCATTGACGTCGCCCTCAAGCTCGCCCAAGAGGCAGATCTTGATTTGGTCGAGGTAGCTCCCAGCTCTAAGCCTCCCGTTGCCAAGATTATGGATTACGGCAAGTTCAAGTACGAAGAGGCGCAGAAGGCGAAAGAAGCTCGTCGCAACCAGACGAACACGATTCTCAAAGAGGTTCGTTTCCGTCTCAAGATCGACAAGCACGACTACGAAACCAAGCGCAAGCGTGCCGAAGGATTCCTCGCCGGCGGCGACAAGGTCAAAGCAATGATCTTGTTCCGTGGCCGTGAGCAGTCTCGCCCCGATCAGGGTGTGCGTTTGCTTCAGAAGTTTGCCGAAGATGTGTCCGAGTTCGGTTCTATTGAATCGACACCGACTATTGACGGTCGCAACATGGTCATGATTATTGGCCCACACAAGACCAAGGCAACAGCTAAGGCTGAAGCCGAGGCCCGCAAGGTAGCTAACAAGAAGCCTCGTGAGGCAGAAGTTCCAGAGAAAGAGGAGAAAGATGCCTAA
- the rpmI gene encoding 50S ribosomal protein L35, which yields MPKQKTHSGTKKRFKVTGSGKVMKQQAGMRHNLEVKSSKRKRALNQDQVIAPQDAKTIKKLLGK from the coding sequence ATGCCTAAGCAGAAGACGCACTCAGGCACCAAGAAGCGTTTCAAGGTCACCGGTAGCGGCAAGGTCATGAAGCAGCAGGCGGGTATGCGACACAACCTCGAGGTTAAGAGCAGCAAGCGTAAGCGTGCACTCAACCAGGATCAGGTCATTGCGCCGCAGGACGCCAAGACAATCAAGAAGCTTCTCGGTAAGTAA
- the rplT gene encoding 50S ribosomal protein L20 — MARVKRAVNAHKKRRVILERAKGYRGQRSRLYRKAKEQVTHSLLYAYRDRRARKGEFRRLWIQRINAASRANGLTYNRLIQGLNLAGVQVDRRILADLAVTEPATFASLVATAKAALPADTSAPRSAA; from the coding sequence ATGGCAAGAGTTAAAAGGGCGGTAAACGCTCACAAGAAGCGTCGGGTAATCCTCGAACGCGCTAAGGGTTACCGCGGCCAGCGTTCGCGTCTGTACCGCAAGGCCAAGGAGCAGGTCACTCACTCCCTCCTCTACGCGTACCGCGACCGTCGCGCCCGCAAGGGTGAGTTCCGTCGTCTCTGGATCCAGCGCATCAACGCTGCGTCGCGCGCAAACGGCCTCACCTACAACCGTCTCATCCAGGGTTTGAACCTTGCTGGTGTGCAGGTTGACCGTCGTATCCTCGCTGACCTTGCGGTCACCGAGCCCGCCACGTTCGCGTCGCTGGTTGCAACCGCTAAGGCTGCACTTCCTGCTGACACGTCGGCACCCCGTTCGGCTGCGTAA